The Juglans microcarpa x Juglans regia isolate MS1-56 chromosome 8D, Jm3101_v1.0, whole genome shotgun sequence genomic sequence aagaaaacatatcaaatttaattttcacaatttaaagatcataaaataaaccatttaaaatatccgataattttaaaacaagagaataaatttttgaattattaaaataatccttcagtaaaaatacactaaaatacgggatgttacagaGATGTTACTGAGAAGGAGGGTAGTGTGGTAGGACCCCATGCTTTGTAGCCCATGGCCAAGCCAACAGCCATGTCAAGACAAGGCTAGATAGCCCCACAATAGCCCcatgggcatgccatggggcctGCCAAGACATGCCTAGGATGCCCAGTGAGATTGGTGACCAGGCCAGCCCGTGCAGCACGCCTAGCTTGCCCAGCCTGCCTAGCGCGTGCAGCGTGCATGCCCGCGCGCGCGCACGCGCTGCACCAGCGTGCCCTGCGCACACGCCCCTGCCTGGGCCAtgctagcccacccatgggctcatgcatgccatgggtcaacttggcccatgccaactatgttattttttattatttatttttatttaattatttatttttcaatagacCTATTGGGAATTTCCAAGTTGTAATAATTGTAGCAAAAATAAAGCAATTGCAAGgcaatgattaatttttttatttgtgaaacgaaatacttttttattaaagcatttttcggacatattttatttgtttctaaagaaaagaatgaGAGAACTCACCGAATTGTCATCTAAAGCCGAAATAACAACACCTGCCATGTCTAAATATTTTCTACTTTGCTGTCAAAATCAATCCACGCTGCTTCTAGGCTATCATATGTTCCTTCCTTCTGATATTCTACAAGTGATCCGATATCGTAGATGGGATACCTTGATTTAAGTCGCATCAACTTGCGTCCTTTAAAATGATACCGAACGCCAAAGATAGTGCCATTACTCTTAGGCCTTAGATTGACAGATGGTATTTGTGTTATAGCAGTTTCATTTGCCGCAAGAGTGGCCAGGCATTCCAAACTACTCAGGTCTGGTAACTTCTCAAGGCTTGAACATTCGTCAAGTCCcaatgcttttaattttttgagactTCCAATGGATGGGTGGACCTCACACAAGCTTCGACAACCTGAAAGGTATATTCTCTTAAGATTTGGGACTCCAGTCAAATCTGGTGTTTCAATCAAGTTCTTTGAATATCAAGATCAAAGAACTTCAAATTGGGTAAAACCTGTTATAAACAAGTAGTTAATTggatcaaaatataaatatattaacttGTTTGGAAAATTAACGGGGAATTATTAAGATGAATACGTATTTATACAAGTGAGAAACTTACCATCGACCCCTTCCATAGTTGTTTCATACGGCTAAAAGGCATCCTTAGTACAGTAAGATTTCCAAGTTGGAAACTGCTCGGAAAGGATTTCAAATAATATCCAGGCAACTCTAGGTATCGCAACTCAATGGTTGGCAGGTATTTTAAAGGATTTCTACGCCATTTTAAAGTTCGAGAATGATGGATTTCAAAGTATCTCAATTTTCTCATCTTTGACAATGCTTTGGCGTTGAGTCTCTGATCTTTCGTTTCAGGACAAAAATCCACGACTATGGCTTTAGTTGCATCAGTTCCCTGGTAACTAAGAAACAACAGATTAGCAAGAATTATaccttttttatattaatatctaCACTAATCAACTTACAGTATCATTCTTCAGTACGTTAAAGACATCCTCATGACAAAATAGTCTACTACGTCGTCCAGGTTCTTCAGGGCATTCGCGGCGAACTATTTCCTTGCCCAGTTCTTttagcaaatcatgcatgatCAACGTTCCCTGATATGTTTTGCTTACGAGGGACCTCTCAACGAGAACATCAAGGTCGATGCAATAATGACCAAATCtttctaataacatgttagAAAATATGTCCCGTCCTCCGAAGAAACACACCATATCCAAAAATAACTCTTTTTGCAATTCCTGCAGCCCATTAAAACTTATTTGAAGTACATCCATAATTTTTGGATTAAGAATTGCTTTTagtttttctctctcactttcccATGCATCCATTGTTCTCCCAAATAAGAAGGAACCCAAAACTTTAAGAGCTAAAGGAAGGCCTTCAGCAGACTTCACAAAATGCTTAAATAGATCCATGTAATTCTCTGTAGGATGGGTTTTCTTGAACGCTGACAAACTAAAGAGTTGCAAAGCTTTTTCTATTCCAAGCTGCTCAACCTTATAGATATCATTCACTCCATGTGTTCTCAACAGATGACTATCTCTGCATGTTATAATCACCCTACTCCCTGGACCAAACCATTTCCACTCCCCTCCCTGCTAATGCCGTTAGTTGTTCTTCAGTATCCACATCATCAAGGACAATAAAAACCCTTTTATTCTGCAGCATCTTCATTATACTCCCAATTCTGTGGTAATGATTGTATACATCTATTTTCTCTTGCATGATTGCAAAAATGAGTTCTTTTTGTAAAGAAGCTAGATCACGAGCAATAGTAGAGTTTTCTCTAATACGAGAAATAAAGCTGCTTCCTTCAAATCGACAATTAGAATTAGAAACTCGATCATAAATTATTTGGGCTAGCGTTTTCTTACCAACGCCACCCATCCCATGAATTCCTACAAAGCGAACATTGTTCGATTCCATATCCAATAACTTCATCATTTTGTCTACTTGGGAGTCTATTGCAACAAGTTTATTGTAATCAAGATGTGAGAATCTAGAATTCAACTCACGAGATATACGTCTGCTGATATCTTGTATAATTGTTGATTTGTACCTATAAATTGATAGAACAATTAATATTGACGAGACCTGAATCGacacgaataaaaaaaaaaaaaaaacgctagCTTTAGTTGATAATTAGCATTGTTTATTAGAGGAAGCGTATTAAGGCTGCAGATTCATCAGAACTACAAAAAGGCCTTGCCAACGCAACACCCACATGCAGCACTCTCTCTTTACGGAAATAACAAGAATACTCATGGAATGCTCTGGAATACTCATGCATAACAGAATGTGATGAGGTGTACAATGGAGATCCAATcttgtattttgtttgttatgaatTTGGCATTGTATACTGCCTATAAAAGCTCTACTTTAGAGCACTGTTGTAgtaaggaaaattctataataTAGAATACGGTTTGTTGAGATTTTGTTCTCTTTCGAGTATTTCATCAAGCACATTTTGTGCAATACTTCATTTTCTCATTAAAGCGAAACACTTTTAATTCGTACTTCAATATTTTCCCTCTTGCGCGCATCACTCGAGCTGCCAGACCAGATCacaatttaaacattttaaaaattataaatgtcatAATTTAGGTAGATATAGATACATGTTAATTGCTTGCTATATATCTGTCATTGcaagaagaaaagaggaaatgTTTTACCTGTCATGTATGTGCTCTCCTACAAAATTGCTGACTTTTCTGAAAGCATTTCTCCACATATCAATCTCTTTGATGTCTACCTTGGGATCTTTTTCATGTTTGGCAAAAGCTTCTGCAAAAGTCCCTCTTTGATTTCTTACGTTTGAAGGATCCACATGGTAGAAAATAGGAATAATTGTGATCAGCTTCGTCTTTTTCTCCCATCTAACGATCTCAGCAAGTTCCCTCATGAGGCACATTTGGAAGAAGCATAATTTGCCGAAAGAATGACGATGGCGTATTGTGATTTTTGAATTGCTTTCAGAAGCGCTTCAGAAATGTCTTCTCCATGCTTGAGTGTTTCGTCATCCCTAAAGACCAGAATGCCTTTCCGTTTTAAATCATGATGTAAATGATCCGTAAATCCCCTCCGGGTGTCTTCGCCATAGAAAGTaggtcttgtttattttcagaaaacatatcatctcatctcagctcatcattacaatttttttaaatctccacacaaaataaaataaataattcaacttttttaaatctcaaaacaaaaataatattaaaaaatatattctaacaatattttattcaactttttaattttaatctcaactcatctcatcttatctctgaaaataaatgagCCAGAAAAACTTGATGTTCCCAATGAGGCGAAGAAGAAtgatctctttttcttttcttgctaACTTCAGAAGTAGATGAAGAGGGTCTTCGAGTGGCCATGAATGCAATGCAAGAGATTTAGAAGCTTAATTGTGGAAGCTGGGAATATTGGTAATTTGCGGGAATAGCACTtctgtatgtatatataatagaagCTAGCCATGGAGTACTAGTAGTACTGGTCGACCTGAGATGGAAAGTTCCAGGTAGACAACATCAACTTTCGGTTTATTTGGTAACCCATCACAGGTCCTATGGCATACGAATTTAAGGTTCTGCGCAACTTCTCTCATCTTGTACTTAATAGGGCaaaaatgta encodes the following:
- the LOC121242356 gene encoding disease resistance protein RPV1-like; this encodes MCLMRELAEIVRWEKKTKLITIIPIFYHVDPSNVRNQRGTFAEAFAKHEKDPKVDIKEIDMWRNAFRKVSNFVGEHIHDRYKSTIIQDISRRISRELNSRFSHLDYNKLVAIDSQVDKMMKLLDMESNNVRFVGIHGMGGVGKKTLAQIIYDRVSNSNCRFEGSSFISRIRENSTIARDLASLQKELIFAIMQEKIDGGEWKWFGPGSRVIITCRDSHLLRTHGVNDIYKVEQLGIEKALQLFSLSAFKKTHPTENYMDLFKHFVKSAEGLPLALKVLGSFLFGRTMDAWESEREKLKAILNPKIMDVLQISFNGLQELQKELFLDMVCFFGGRDIFSNMLLERFGHYCIDLDVLVERSLVSKTYQGTLIMHDLLKELGKEIVRRECPEEPGRRSRLFCHEDVFNVLKNDTGTDATKAIVVDFCPETKDQRLNAKALSKMRKLRYFEIHHSRTLKWRRNPLKYLPTIELRYLELPGYYLKSFPSSFQLGNLTVLRMPFSRMKQLWKGSMVLPNLKFFDLDIQRT